The Acinonyx jubatus isolate Ajub_Pintada_27869175 chromosome D1, VMU_Ajub_asm_v1.0, whole genome shotgun sequence genome includes a window with the following:
- the LOC106980809 gene encoding uncharacterized protein LOC106980809 isoform X2 produces MQLNWPNEKTKDVAPSPLSKYLLPGAQFDCHHCCQRHLASSASGTQPYRPSCPPNHMALLPPSPARGVHYSPFPPPSPLPHQNPTRVHLTGGAQVTFLCSCCKRAGEGRKILSSNLMELKRENPANIRKVFKIKRTLPSSFSTRGRCSGSARGHLLVASHVQETEKSKTKVLADFAHSEDPVPGLHMVVFSL; encoded by the exons ATGCAGCTCAACTGGCctaatgagaaaactaaggatGTTGCCCCATCACCACTCAGCAAATACCTGCTGCCAGGAGCTCAGTTTGACTGTCACCACTGCTGCCAAAGGCATCTAGCTTCTTCTGCATCAGGAACTCAACCTTACAGACCATCCTGTCCCCCCAACCACATGGCTCTGCTGCCACCCTCGCCAGCAAGAGGAGTACATTATTCACCTTTTCCCCCTCCaagcccccttccccaccagAATCCCACACGAGTGCATCTGACTGGAGGAGCGCAAGTCACATTCCTGTGTTCTTGCTGcaaaagagcaggagagggaaggaagattcTGTCTTCTAACTTGATGGAACTTAAAAGGGAAAATCCTGCTAACATCAGAAAGGTATTCAAAATCAAAAG GACCTTACCTTCCAGCTTTTCCACCAGAGGACGCTGTTCCGGGTCTGCACGTGGTCATCTTCTTGTAGCTTCACAtg ttcaggagactgagaagtccaagaccaaggtgctgGCTGACTTTGCTCATAGTGAAGACCCTGTTCCTGGTCTGCACATGGTCGTCTTCTCCTTGTAG
- the LOC106980809 gene encoding uncharacterized protein LOC106980809 isoform X1, with amino-acid sequence MQLNWPNEKTKDVAPSPLSKYLLPGAQFDCHHCCQRHLASSASGTQPYRPSCPPNHMALLPPSPARGVHYSPFPPPSPLPHQNPTRVHLTGGAQVTFLCSCCKRAGEGRKILSSNLMELKRENPANIRKVFKIKRTLPSSFSTRGRCSGSARGHLLVASHGEEREEASPILSLLISDAYDWLPLTGKENLHWESSNIRDSGD; translated from the exons ATGCAGCTCAACTGGCctaatgagaaaactaaggatGTTGCCCCATCACCACTCAGCAAATACCTGCTGCCAGGAGCTCAGTTTGACTGTCACCACTGCTGCCAAAGGCATCTAGCTTCTTCTGCATCAGGAACTCAACCTTACAGACCATCCTGTCCCCCCAACCACATGGCTCTGCTGCCACCCTCGCCAGCAAGAGGAGTACATTATTCACCTTTTCCCCCTCCaagcccccttccccaccagAATCCCACACGAGTGCATCTGACTGGAGGAGCGCAAGTCACATTCCTGTGTTCTTGCTGcaaaagagcaggagagggaaggaagattcTGTCTTCTAACTTGATGGAACTTAAAAGGGAAAATCCTGCTAACATCAGAAAGGTATTCAAAATCAAAAG GACCTTACCTTCCAGCTTTTCCACCAGAGGACGCTGTTCCGGGTCTGCACGTGGTCATCTTCTTGTAGCTTCACAtggtgaggagagagaggaagcaagcccTATCTTGTCTCTTCTTATCTCAGATGCTTATGACTGGCTGCCACTGACTGGGAAAGAGAATCTACACTGGGAATCCTCTAACATCAGAGA ttcaggagactga